A single genomic interval of Anaerobacillus sp. CMMVII harbors:
- a CDS encoding cbb3-type cytochrome c oxidase subunit II has product MQVPNENAELRNYAFDSAEYRGREVYIREGCHVCHTMFVRPVLADSALGPISQPADYYYEAPAMLGSKRTGADLMWVGNRWNADWHREHLKKSTKDLTRKHNAEVRLFE; this is encoded by the coding sequence ATGCAAGTACCAAACGAGAACGCAGAATTACGAAATTATGCTTTTGATTCTGCTGAATATCGCGGCCGTGAAGTTTATATTCGCGAAGGCTGTCATGTTTGTCATACCATGTTTGTACGACCTGTGCTTGCCGACAGTGCTCTTGGTCCAATTTCACAACCAGCAGATTATTATTATGAGGCTCCTGCAATGTTGGGATCAAAACGAACAGGTGCTGACTTAATGTGGGTGGGAAATCGTTGGAATGCTGATTGGCATCGTGAACACTTAAAAAAATCCACAAAAGATCTTACCCGGAAGCATAATGCCGAGGTACGATTATTTGAGTGA
- a CDS encoding cbb3-type cytochrome c oxidase subunit I, with protein MTTQQATNDIYRPTKIFFYSSLVWLVVGMLYGLILALKFIWPNFLVWGPLQVYLQFGRIRPIHTNMLLFGWLSMANIAALFYVIPKLCRNQLAFPKLAVYLAYAWNFIIIVGSIALTLGYTTVAEYAEWPLWIDILVVLGVVTLALICFTTIAQRNEKQLYVSLWYFMGSLIWLPGLYIIGNLPYKLLSGVPQFLIFWFYGHNVIGLWFTTVGVGLIYYLLPYLSKNPLYSHRLSLIGFWTIATFYVWNGPHHLQNGPIPLWLMKAGIIPSVLLIIPVWAVLANVFGTMKGKWHVVAHNTPLKFLVSGAIFYLITCLQGPFQSLQGPSSIVKFTDWVPGHAHLPVFGAFSYVAFAMMYYTIPKITYQNIYSQRLMETHYWLSTIGLLLFTFSTWTAGVFEGFAWIEGAQYGLQFVEMLVAMRPFFWIRAIGGTLMFGAQIFFIVNIYKTIRLSKGSQNTNESTA; from the coding sequence ATGACCACACAACAAGCTACCAACGATATATATAGACCAACAAAAATATTTTTCTATTCGTCCCTCGTATGGCTCGTTGTTGGTATGCTATACGGCCTTATATTAGCATTAAAATTTATTTGGCCAAATTTCTTGGTCTGGGGACCCTTACAAGTTTACCTGCAATTTGGCAGAATACGGCCAATTCACACAAATATGTTACTGTTTGGTTGGTTATCAATGGCCAATATTGCTGCTCTATTTTATGTTATCCCGAAACTATGTAGAAATCAACTCGCTTTTCCAAAATTGGCAGTCTATTTAGCTTATGCATGGAACTTTATCATCATTGTGGGTTCTATTGCCTTGACACTAGGATACACGACAGTTGCTGAATATGCTGAATGGCCGTTATGGATCGATATTCTCGTCGTTTTAGGAGTGGTCACCTTAGCGTTAATTTGCTTTACAACCATTGCTCAACGCAACGAAAAACAATTATATGTGAGTCTATGGTACTTTATGGGCTCTCTTATCTGGTTGCCCGGCTTGTATATTATAGGAAACTTACCCTATAAACTCTTGTCTGGTGTACCACAGTTTTTAATATTTTGGTTCTATGGTCATAATGTCATCGGGCTTTGGTTTACAACAGTTGGTGTCGGATTAATATACTATCTATTACCCTATCTTTCGAAAAATCCATTATATAGTCACCGTTTATCTTTAATTGGCTTTTGGACAATTGCAACTTTTTATGTATGGAATGGTCCTCACCATCTCCAAAACGGGCCTATCCCTCTTTGGTTAATGAAAGCTGGAATTATTCCATCTGTACTATTAATCATTCCTGTGTGGGCTGTATTAGCTAATGTATTTGGAACAATGAAAGGAAAGTGGCATGTTGTCGCCCATAATACTCCACTAAAATTTCTAGTTTCTGGAGCGATTTTCTATTTAATTACCTGTCTTCAAGGCCCGTTCCAATCTTTACAAGGGCCAAGTTCTATCGTCAAATTTACCGACTGGGTACCAGGGCATGCTCACTTACCTGTTTTCGGTGCATTTTCATATGTCGCATTTGCGATGATGTACTATACTATTCCGAAAATTACTTATCAAAATATTTACTCACAAAGATTAATGGAAACACATTATTGGTTATCAACCATCGGACTTCTGCTCTTCACGTTTAGCACTTGGACGGCTGGTGTTTTTGAGGGCTTTGCCTGGATTGAAGGTGCCCAATATGGATTACAGTTTGTGGAAATGTTAGTTGCCATGAGGCCTTTCTTTTGGATAAGAGCAATCGGTGGAACCTTAATGTTTGGCGCTCAAATATTTTTTATCGTGAACATATATAAGACGATCCGATTATCAAAAGGCTCACAAAATACGAATGAGAGCACAGCGTAA
- a CDS encoding TetR/AcrR family transcriptional regulator: MVIHYFYRRWGKTLAKRRGQKYDQIIEAAVKVIAQNGYHHSQVSKIAKEAGVADGTIYLYFKNKEDILVSLFQEKMGKFIQKIEDELAGESSIEEKLLLLITMHLQQLQADHSLAIVTQLELRQSNIELRNRINEVLRGYLKLIDTIILLGIKEGIFSEEIDVRIARQMIFGTIDEVVTNWVMKEHKYNLVQLATFIHTMLLNALKK; this comes from the coding sequence ATGGTCATTCATTATTTTTATAGAAGGTGGGGAAAAACTTTGGCTAAGCGTAGAGGGCAAAAATATGACCAGATCATTGAAGCGGCAGTAAAGGTTATCGCCCAAAATGGCTATCATCACTCACAAGTCTCAAAAATAGCCAAAGAAGCAGGGGTGGCCGATGGGACGATCTATTTGTACTTTAAAAACAAAGAGGATATTCTCGTTTCTTTATTCCAAGAAAAAATGGGTAAATTTATTCAAAAGATTGAAGATGAATTAGCAGGAGAATCTTCAATTGAGGAGAAATTATTATTATTAATAACTATGCACCTCCAACAATTACAAGCTGACCACTCATTAGCAATCGTTACTCAACTAGAGTTACGTCAATCTAACATTGAGTTGCGAAACCGCATAAATGAAGTATTAAGAGGTTATTTAAAGCTGATTGATACGATCATTTTACTTGGAATTAAAGAAGGAATTTTTTCAGAAGAGATAGACGTTCGAATTGCAAGACAAATGATCTTTGGTACGATTGATGAAGTTGTCACGAACTGGGTCATGAAAGAACATAAGTATAATTTAGTTCAGCTTGCAACATTTATTCACACAATGCTTCTAAATGCTTTAAAGAAGTAG
- a CDS encoding enoyl-CoA hydratase, whose translation MSKYQFFLVKQEDRIATVTINHPPANALSSPLLRELSTVFDELESNEEVKVIVLHGQGRFFAAGADIKEFTTVETGADFAQLAEYGQKLFDRIEQFKKPVIAAIHGAALGGGLELAMACHIRLVSTTTKLGLPELQLGLIPGFAGSQRLPRYVGVAKAAEMLLTSEPISGSEAVSLGLANHAYNEEELMERAYELAKKLTKKSAVSMKLALELLTYANNYRFEEGVNKEAELFGIAFDSEDGQEGIKAFIEKRPPQFKDR comes from the coding sequence GTGTCAAAGTATCAATTTTTCCTTGTTAAACAGGAGGATCGTATTGCAACAGTTACGATTAATCATCCACCTGCGAATGCCCTGTCATCCCCGTTGCTTCGTGAATTATCAACAGTGTTTGATGAACTAGAGAGCAATGAGGAAGTGAAAGTCATTGTTTTACACGGACAAGGTAGATTTTTTGCAGCAGGAGCTGATATCAAAGAATTTACGACTGTGGAGACGGGAGCTGATTTTGCGCAATTAGCAGAGTACGGACAAAAGTTATTTGATCGAATTGAACAATTTAAAAAGCCCGTTATTGCTGCGATCCATGGAGCTGCCCTAGGCGGAGGCTTAGAACTAGCAATGGCTTGTCATATCAGGCTAGTCTCGACAACAACAAAGTTAGGATTACCAGAGTTACAGCTTGGGTTAATTCCAGGTTTTGCTGGTAGTCAAAGGTTACCTCGCTATGTTGGTGTAGCTAAAGCAGCCGAAATGCTCCTAACAAGCGAACCGATATCTGGAAGTGAAGCTGTGTCTTTAGGTTTAGCTAACCATGCATATAACGAAGAAGAATTAATGGAAAGAGCTTATGAGTTAGCGAAAAAGCTAACAAAAAAGAGCGCTGTTTCTATGAAATTAGCTCTAGAGTTACTAACGTATGCGAATAACTATCGTTTTGAAGAAGGAGTAAATAAGGAAGCCGAATTATTTGGAATTGCTTTTGACTCTGAGGATGGTCAAGAAGGGATTAAGGCGTTTATTGAGAAAAGACCACCACAATTTAAGGATAGATAG
- a CDS encoding electron transfer flavoprotein subunit beta/FixA family protein, translated as MNIFVVMKRTFDTEEKITLSNGSINEDGAEFIINPYDEYAIEEALVLREKHGGEVTVVSFGQEAVEKEIRTALAMGADKAILVDSEEVDDKDQFTTAKVLATLLKDKEVDIILAGNVAVDGGSGQVGPRIAEELEIAHVTSVTKIEVEGTVATIERDVEGDKEVIEVSLPVLVTAQQGLNEPRYPSLPGIMKAKKKPLERLELDDLDLEEEDVEAKTKTVEIYLPPKKEAGKILTGEIADQAKELVSLLKTEAKVI; from the coding sequence ATGAATATTTTTGTAGTAATGAAAAGAACCTTCGATACTGAAGAGAAGATTACACTTAGCAATGGTTCCATTAATGAGGATGGGGCAGAATTCATTATTAATCCTTACGATGAATACGCAATTGAGGAAGCGCTCGTTCTCCGTGAGAAGCATGGTGGGGAAGTCACTGTAGTATCCTTTGGTCAAGAAGCCGTTGAAAAAGAAATTCGAACAGCTTTAGCGATGGGTGCAGATAAAGCCATTTTAGTTGACAGCGAAGAGGTTGATGACAAAGATCAATTTACAACTGCAAAGGTATTAGCAACTTTATTAAAGGATAAAGAGGTTGATATTATTTTAGCAGGAAATGTAGCTGTTGATGGTGGTTCAGGGCAAGTAGGCCCAAGAATTGCAGAAGAACTAGAAATTGCTCACGTGACATCTGTTACTAAAATTGAGGTTGAAGGTACTGTTGCAACAATTGAACGCGATGTTGAAGGTGATAAGGAAGTAATTGAAGTGTCACTTCCGGTTCTTGTAACAGCACAACAAGGACTAAATGAGCCAAGATATCCTTCATTACCTGGAATAATGAAAGCTAAGAAAAAACCGTTAGAGCGACTTGAACTAGATGATTTAGATTTAGAGGAAGAAGATGTTGAAGCGAAAACAAAGACGGTTGAAATTTACTTACCGCCTAAAAAAGAAGCAGGTAAAATTCTTACAGGTGAAATAGCTGATCAAGCTAAAGAACTTGTTTCATTATTAAAGACGGAAGCAAAAGTAATTTAA
- a CDS encoding electron transfer flavoprotein subunit alpha/FixB family protein: MARKVLVLADVRDNSFRNVSFETIAAAKRIVNGGEVVSVLLGENVSGLTGELFHYGADRVLTVESSSLKEYTSDAYSQALLQIIDTEAPDAVFMGHTAVGKDLAPRIAMRKQAGLISDAIDLEAVGEEVIFTRPIYSGKAFEKKVVTDGIILATIRPNNIAPLAKDESRTGEVTAISVDIKDLRTTIKEIVRKSTGGVDLSEAKIVIAGGRGVKSEEGFKKLYELADVLGAAVGASRGACDAEYCDYSLQIGQTGKVVTPDLYIALGISGAIQHVAGMSNSKCIVAVNKDPEATIFSIADYGIVGDLFEVLPILIEEFKKEVVSS; this comes from the coding sequence ATGGCTAGAAAAGTATTAGTTCTTGCTGATGTTCGAGACAATTCATTTCGTAATGTTTCTTTTGAGACCATAGCAGCTGCCAAAAGAATTGTAAATGGCGGGGAAGTTGTAAGTGTTCTTTTAGGTGAAAATGTAAGCGGTTTAACTGGAGAACTCTTTCACTATGGAGCAGATCGAGTGTTGACAGTAGAAAGTAGTAGTTTAAAAGAATACACGTCTGATGCTTATTCCCAAGCCTTATTACAAATTATTGATACTGAGGCACCAGATGCAGTATTTATGGGCCATACAGCGGTAGGTAAAGACCTTGCCCCAAGGATTGCGATGAGAAAACAAGCAGGATTAATTTCAGATGCGATTGATTTAGAAGCAGTCGGTGAAGAAGTAATTTTTACTCGTCCAATATATTCTGGGAAAGCTTTCGAGAAGAAAGTAGTTACAGATGGGATTATCTTAGCAACAATTCGTCCTAACAACATTGCTCCTCTTGCTAAAGACGAGTCACGTACAGGAGAAGTAACTGCTATCTCAGTAGATATAAAAGACCTTCGTACTACGATTAAAGAAATTGTACGTAAAAGTACAGGTGGAGTAGATTTATCTGAAGCAAAAATTGTTATTGCAGGCGGTCGAGGTGTGAAAAGCGAAGAAGGTTTTAAAAAGCTTTATGAATTAGCAGACGTCTTAGGAGCAGCAGTTGGTGCTTCACGTGGTGCATGTGATGCCGAGTATTGTGATTATTCACTACAAATCGGTCAAACAGGTAAGGTTGTAACACCTGACCTATACATTGCCTTGGGTATTTCAGGTGCAATCCAACATGTGGCAGGTATGTCGAACTCCAAATGTATCGTTGCAGTAAACAAAGATCCTGAAGCTACAATTTTTAGCATTGCTGACTATGGTATTGTTGGTGATCTATTTGAAGTATTACCTATTCTAATAGAGGAATTTAAAAAAGAAGTAGTAAGTTCATAA
- the trxA gene encoding thioredoxin, whose protein sequence is MAIVNVTDQTFTSETSEGVVLVDFWAPWCGPCKMIAPVLEELDAELGGKAKVVKIDVDENQETAGKFGVMSIPTLLVFKNGEVVDQVVGFQPKEALAELLNKHL, encoded by the coding sequence ATGGCAATTGTAAACGTAACAGATCAAACTTTTACTAGTGAAACAAGTGAAGGTGTAGTATTAGTAGATTTTTGGGCTCCATGGTGCGGACCTTGTAAAATGATTGCACCTGTATTAGAAGAACTTGATGCAGAATTAGGCGGTAAAGCTAAAGTGGTTAAGATTGACGTGGATGAAAATCAAGAAACAGCTGGTAAATTCGGCGTGATGAGCATTCCAACGTTATTAGTATTCAAAAACGGTGAGGTTGTAGATCAGGTTGTCGGTTTCCAACCTAAAGAAGCGTTAGCTGAACTTTTAAACAAACACTTATAA